The proteins below come from a single Spiroplasma endosymbiont of Atherix ibis genomic window:
- a CDS encoding ABC transporter permease, whose product MLLFKNGLRKLLKDYVQFGIYLILITISVVFTSTFGIVSSNLVKKNNEINRNYEKFDYSFRYTSSAYKSNDTQTFTPWFSFNIELIENQKGNYFPTLTFGDKGVLKNYTFTKSCKNNKTQCYESSYIKDGNKEFINFHFGDVESKLSSDKPKSFMPTPEKAILNYTQEQKINTVKKAEFGDLFRFNLNSDNFKKSLIGKLYEKYNNFDNQKLSKEAQKAALNIFNYMFYLNNSVITDSIKLDLLDFMKNNDNNPEDYFKNKTLGEIDQKTGNYKFTNNPIKVDSKKTWNNEEINLFSSNASFYINKFDNKNIFYTKLNNNGYIILDNHLIYGNWFSTYFNLLGDLTNFKIRSSNEAVKWDSAGKKYRYISSFYNTNVIGSNKKETHFYNEDIFKIYTRTYNEDSLTENSFLTSSGYAKYNEMQLGKTYNIFPGSDKKYVMDGIAVDSLNIYPTIYEEDLLTNQENEAIYYISSIIFSKQFNQEGEEKSYQDVSRTYLTYNKKPKKHKKHINEMKEDINLFQTYLADNISNLNKIKESINSGNKAEKLSRAKFQGYVDTKVLNMRNSLFTGVVKTFVYLAIIFCIIFALSLCFVVYNIFKKILISQRSQIGNLKSLGVSNSKIIFNYILYMVFPIIFLVPIGWTISLFLQISLMNIFERYFNIPSSFSINWQLLLLEWLFFIVIISALVFITSYFTVKQNPLVLLQPSKSHKPNLFISKFFSKIKINNFTSKLRLIIISSAVKDLTIFFLILFFSSSVITTASLAPNTLKKMRNEYYRNIKYNNDFSYSGIIANNPLTRYSFYQMDENDKAQSNLHASVFNPLIGVEKEYKDLYDYKYWSSEKIKKTEFRKNFENIVYNNILTFKGGTLSAGIMDQMVGISNKVDSSSKLVKTTFDNFSCKVIPQLFGQSAITEESDYNSCIKTTSNNILPSTIKELWDKDDNEFKNFTFNFSNISVDKDKDEMYTRFNSKVDNLKNTPVTIYGLNLDSNLNNLIIKNNEKIKYNDSLDYIPVLINKKAVLEGLKLGDEFNLNTASQFLSTVDQNNQLNVLSSDSWKYQNDNLYSMDLSRFTYLNNKNNNLYFKKSNNEYSKYYNMANIELHIKKSLIDKNLFEKVNKEYKEYSNIQNVYTESSDWQYYIVKPFNIYTYEDDGTEKEIGLETLIMGRTNNWFNIALKNKLLTNKLVDLKNYKKIKVVGIEKLYDGNKIYMDQLYANKLMGISEGFNIRKTFDDGSSINIWSNAKMSSNVQNADQMQRIILNSFNGNNSTLGFDKYMDQAIGFTDYIDTKKIAMNNLITSIVSLSIIFISLSLITAIIIIYLITDMFVGRYKRFMSYMRIQGYSMKEINSIMLWIFLPITIIAVIVGILSILSQIFLIIPKVLLSINIAVPMIIGWEVIPIIFASGIIIFLLGYIVVMLSIKRTKLSLLIGNE is encoded by the coding sequence ATGCTTTTATTTAAAAATGGTTTAAGAAAATTACTAAAAGACTACGTCCAGTTTGGAATTTATTTAATTCTTATAACAATTTCAGTTGTTTTTACATCAACTTTTGGTATTGTTTCTTCAAATCTTGTTAAAAAAAATAATGAAATAAATAGAAATTATGAAAAGTTTGACTATTCATTTAGATACACATCAAGTGCATATAAATCAAATGATACTCAAACTTTTACTCCGTGATTTTCATTTAATATAGAATTAATAGAAAACCAAAAAGGTAATTATTTTCCAACCCTAACTTTTGGAGATAAGGGAGTATTGAAAAATTATACTTTTACTAAAAGTTGTAAAAATAATAAAACTCAATGTTATGAAAGTTCATATATAAAAGATGGTAATAAAGAATTTATAAACTTTCACTTTGGTGATGTAGAATCAAAATTAAGCAGTGATAAACCTAAATCATTTATGCCAACTCCTGAGAAAGCTATTTTAAATTATACTCAGGAGCAAAAAATAAATACTGTAAAAAAAGCTGAGTTTGGAGATTTGTTTAGATTTAATTTAAACTCAGATAATTTTAAAAAATCTTTAATTGGTAAGTTATATGAAAAATATAATAATTTTGATAATCAAAAATTATCAAAAGAGGCTCAAAAAGCTGCTTTAAACATATTTAATTACATGTTTTATTTAAATAATTCAGTAATAACTGATTCAATAAAATTAGATTTATTAGATTTTATGAAAAATAATGATAATAATCCAGAAGATTATTTCAAAAATAAAACTTTGGGAGAGATTGATCAAAAAACAGGAAATTATAAATTTACTAATAATCCAATTAAAGTTGATAGTAAAAAAACTTGAAATAATGAAGAAATTAATCTTTTTTCAAGTAATGCAAGTTTCTATATAAATAAATTCGATAATAAAAATATTTTTTATACAAAATTAAATAATAATGGTTATATTATTTTAGATAATCATTTAATATATGGAAATTGATTTTCAACGTATTTTAATTTATTAGGAGATTTAACAAACTTTAAAATTAGATCTTCAAATGAAGCAGTTAAATGAGACTCTGCAGGAAAAAAATATCGTTATATTTCTTCCTTTTACAATACAAATGTAATAGGTTCTAATAAAAAAGAAACCCATTTTTATAATGAAGACATATTTAAAATTTATACAAGAACATATAATGAAGATAGTTTAACTGAAAATTCCTTTTTAACTTCGAGTGGATATGCAAAATATAATGAAATGCAGTTAGGAAAAACTTATAATATTTTTCCTGGTTCTGATAAAAAATATGTAATGGATGGAATAGCTGTTGATTCACTAAATATATATCCAACAATATATGAAGAGGACTTATTAACAAATCAAGAAAATGAAGCTATTTATTATATAAGTAGTATAATTTTTAGTAAACAATTTAATCAAGAGGGAGAAGAAAAAAGTTATCAAGATGTTAGTAGAACTTATTTAACTTATAATAAAAAACCTAAAAAACACAAAAAACATATAAATGAAATGAAAGAAGATATAAATTTATTTCAAACATATTTAGCAGATAATATTTCTAACTTAAATAAAATAAAAGAAAGTATTAATTCAGGAAATAAAGCAGAAAAATTATCTAGAGCAAAATTTCAAGGTTATGTAGATACAAAAGTATTAAATATGAGAAATAGTTTATTTACTGGGGTTGTTAAAACTTTTGTATATTTGGCAATAATATTTTGTATTATATTTGCATTATCACTTTGTTTTGTAGTTTATAATATTTTTAAAAAAATTCTTATTTCACAAAGAAGTCAAATAGGAAATTTAAAATCATTAGGTGTATCAAATTCTAAAATTATATTTAATTATATTTTATATATGGTTTTTCCAATAATTTTTTTAGTACCTATTGGTTGAACTATAAGTTTATTTTTACAAATTTCTCTTATGAATATTTTTGAAAGATATTTTAATATTCCTTCAAGTTTTTCAATTAATTGACAATTATTATTACTAGAGTGATTATTTTTTATAGTTATTATTTCTGCATTAGTTTTTATTACAAGTTATTTTACTGTAAAACAAAATCCTTTAGTATTGTTGCAACCAAGTAAAAGTCATAAACCTAATTTATTTATTTCTAAATTCTTTTCAAAAATAAAAATTAATAATTTTACTTCTAAATTAAGATTAATAATTATTTCATCTGCTGTAAAAGATTTAACGATATTCTTTTTAATACTTTTCTTTTCAAGTTCTGTAATAACAACAGCTTCTTTAGCTCCAAATACATTGAAAAAAATGAGAAATGAATATTATAGAAATATTAAATATAATAATGACTTTAGTTATTCAGGAATTATTGCCAACAATCCTTTAACAAGATATTCTTTTTATCAAATGGATGAAAATGACAAAGCACAAAGCAATTTGCATGCTTCAGTATTTAATCCTTTAATAGGAGTAGAAAAAGAATATAAAGATTTATATGATTATAAGTACTGAAGTTCAGAAAAAATCAAAAAAACAGAGTTTAGAAAAAACTTTGAAAATATAGTTTATAACAATATTTTAACTTTTAAAGGGGGAACTCTTTCAGCTGGTATTATGGATCAAATGGTTGGAATATCAAATAAAGTTGATAGCTCATCAAAATTAGTTAAAACAACATTTGATAATTTTTCTTGTAAAGTAATTCCACAATTGTTTGGTCAATCAGCAATAACAGAAGAGTCAGATTACAATAGTTGTATTAAAACTACATCAAATAATATTTTACCTTCAACTATAAAAGAACTTTGAGATAAAGATGATAATGAATTTAAGAATTTTACATTTAATTTTTCAAATATCTCTGTTGATAAAGATAAAGATGAAATGTATACAAGGTTCAATTCTAAAGTTGATAATTTAAAAAATACTCCAGTTACTATTTATGGTTTAAATTTAGATTCGAATTTAAATAATCTAATTATTAAAAATAATGAAAAAATTAAATATAATGATTCTTTAGACTATATTCCTGTATTAATTAATAAAAAAGCTGTTTTAGAGGGTTTAAAATTAGGCGATGAGTTTAATTTAAATACTGCTTCTCAATTTTTATCAACTGTTGATCAAAATAATCAATTAAATGTTTTAAGTTCAGATTCATGAAAATATCAAAATGATAATTTATATTCAATGGATTTAAGCAGATTTACATACTTAAATAATAAGAATAATAATTTATATTTTAAAAAATCAAATAATGAATATTCAAAATATTATAATATGGCAAATATAGAACTTCACATTAAAAAAAGTCTAATTGATAAAAATCTATTTGAAAAAGTAAATAAAGAATATAAAGAATACTCAAATATTCAAAACGTTTATACAGAAAGTAGTGATTGACAATATTATATTGTTAAACCTTTTAATATCTATACTTATGAAGATGATGGAACTGAAAAAGAAATAGGTTTAGAAACATTAATAATGGGGAGAACTAATAATTGATTTAATATTGCTTTAAAGAATAAACTTTTAACAAATAAACTAGTTGATTTAAAAAACTATAAGAAAATAAAAGTTGTTGGTATTGAAAAATTATATGATGGCAATAAAATATATATGGATCAATTGTATGCTAATAAATTAATGGGTATTAGTGAAGGATTTAATATAAGAAAAACATTTGATGATGGCTCTTCAATTAATATATGAAGTAATGCAAAAATGAGTTCCAATGTTCAAAATGCAGATCAAATGCAAAGAATAATATTGAACTCTTTTAATGGAAATAATTCTACATTAGGTTTTGATAAATATATGGATCAGGCGATAGGTTTTACAGATTATATTGATACTAAAAAAATAGCCATGAATAATTTAATAACATCAATTGTATCTCTTTCTATTATATTTATTTCACTTTCTTTAATAACAGCTATTATAATTATTTACTTAATTACAGATATGTTTGTTGGAAGATATAAAAGATTTATGAGTTATATGCGAATTCAAGGATACTCAATGAAAGAAATTAATTCGATTATGTTATGAATTTTTTTACCTATAACTATTATTGCTGTTATAGTAGGAATACTTTCTATTTTAAGTCAAATATTCTTAATAATACCTAAAGTATTGTTATCAATAAATATAGCTGTTCCAATGATTATTGGGTGAGAAGTTATTCCAATTATATTTGCATCGGGAATTATAATTTTTCTATTAGGATATATTGTAGTTATGTTATCTATTAAGCGTACTAAACTCTCATTATTAATTGGAAATGAATAA
- a CDS encoding alpha/beta fold hydrolase, protein MEYYYWDLKKMNIKQNSFFKKNLLEFSIDTSKGPISCLQAKNKNSKKWVIGLHGWTEDKYLALRLTSHFYDNGYNILTFDSFAHVKTYGENTDIGFSSIEIINSIINFLKTENDISVIGLIGNSMGASTSILYSQVGKYNVNWVVAVCGFSDIKTQYRYYVQNNF, encoded by the coding sequence TTGGAATATTATTATTGAGATTTAAAAAAAATGAATATAAAGCAAAACTCTTTTTTTAAGAAAAACTTACTAGAATTTTCAATTGATACTTCTAAAGGACCAATTAGTTGTTTGCAAGCAAAAAATAAAAATAGCAAGAAATGAGTTATTGGTTTGCATGGATGAACAGAAGATAAATATTTAGCTTTAAGACTTACAAGTCATTTTTATGATAATGGTTATAATATATTAACTTTTGATTCTTTTGCTCATGTAAAAACTTATGGTGAAAATACTGATATAGGTTTTTCAAGTATAGAAATAATAAATTCAATAATTAATTTTTTAAAAACAGAAAATGATATATCTGTTATTGGATTAATTGGAAATAGTATGGGAGCATCAACTTCTATTCTTTATTCACAAGTTGGGAAATACAATGTTAATTGAGTTGTAGCTGTTTGTGGTTTTAGTGATATTAAAACACAATATAGATATTATGTTCAAAATAACTTTTAA
- a CDS encoding amino acid permease codes for MKQNKKMGFWTVLALTLTATIGSSVIISFSSVFDSVVNNPLLMIIAWVVGGLIILPETFLMVEPAISFKENGTNYYWLKRSN; via the coding sequence ATGAAACAAAATAAAAAAATGGGTTTTTGAACTGTACTTGCTTTAACTCTTACAGCAACTATTGGCTCAAGTGTAATAATATCGTTTTCAAGTGTTTTTGATTCTGTAGTTAATAATCCTCTTCTTATGATTATTGCCTGAGTAGTAGGGGGATTAATTATTTTACCTGAAACTTTTTTAATGGTTGAACCTGCAATTTCTTTTAAAGAAAATGGAACTAATTATTATTGATTAAAAAGATCAAATTAA
- a CDS encoding uracil-xanthine permease family protein — protein sequence MEEEKKIDLVLEPHQKPKNFGQWVTLSIQHVFAMFGATVLVPIVISQIAGEEVINISMALFCSGVGTLIYIALTLAKVPIYLGSSFTYMTVLGVGWKQWHNSIFIAVFAVGVVYIIIGFIIHWTGIKWIKKAFSPIVVGPIIITIGLSAVPSALGNIGFAAGTSVNDDGSVSNAWGNYPQWLAIIIGLITFLVATICMLKAKSFLKVIPILIALVIGYILCIILHFSLIKTDYNIIKIDYITDTKKWEWYPSFKKIWDVDPKTIGPALVAIVPISMVIMVEHLWDHINIGAMTGRDFVKNPGISKTLIADGVAMSFAGLIGGPSNATYAENTSVVGLTKVANVWVTGLAAIFAIIMSFIAPVNQLIRMIPAPVMGGISLMLFGMIASNGIKIMIDAKVDLKNAKNLVIISVILAIGVGMSIMQKDIELGSFHITGLFLATFLGVILNLLLPNHDNKGLLSIFKKSKNNVKNK from the coding sequence ATGGAAGAAGAGAAAAAAATAGATTTAGTTCTTGAACCACATCAAAAACCTAAAAATTTTGGTCAATGAGTAACTTTATCTATTCAACATGTATTTGCTATGTTTGGTGCTACAGTTTTAGTACCAATAGTTATTAGTCAAATAGCAGGTGAAGAGGTTATTAATATTTCTATGGCTTTATTTTGTTCTGGAGTTGGAACATTAATTTATATAGCTTTAACATTGGCAAAGGTTCCAATCTATTTAGGAAGTAGTTTCACTTATATGACAGTGCTTGGAGTAGGTTGAAAACAATGACACAATTCAATTTTTATTGCAGTTTTTGCAGTTGGTGTTGTTTATATAATTATTGGATTTATAATTCATTGAACAGGTATTAAATGAATTAAAAAAGCTTTTTCACCAATAGTAGTTGGTCCCATAATAATAACTATTGGTCTTAGTGCAGTTCCAAGTGCTCTTGGAAATATTGGATTTGCAGCTGGAACATCTGTAAATGATGATGGCAGTGTTTCAAATGCATGAGGTAATTATCCTCAATGATTGGCGATTATAATTGGTCTTATAACATTTTTAGTTGCTACAATTTGTATGTTAAAAGCTAAAAGTTTTTTGAAAGTAATTCCAATTCTTATAGCTTTAGTAATTGGATATATATTGTGTATAATATTGCATTTTAGTTTAATAAAAACTGATTATAATATTATTAAAATCGATTATATTACAGATACAAAGAAATGAGAATGATATCCTAGTTTTAAAAAAATATGAGATGTTGATCCAAAAACAATTGGTCCAGCTCTTGTAGCAATTGTTCCAATATCAATGGTTATAATGGTAGAACATTTATGAGATCATATTAATATTGGAGCTATGACAGGAAGAGATTTTGTAAAAAATCCTGGAATAAGCAAAACATTAATAGCTGATGGAGTTGCAATGAGTTTTGCAGGATTAATTGGAGGACCATCAAATGCAACTTATGCAGAAAATACTAGTGTGGTAGGTTTAACAAAAGTTGCAAATGTTTGAGTTACTGGTCTTGCTGCTATATTTGCTATTATTATGAGTTTTATTGCTCCTGTTAATCAACTAATTAGAATGATTCCAGCTCCAGTAATGGGAGGCATAAGTTTAATGTTATTTGGAATGATAGCTTCAAATGGAATTAAAATAATGATAGATGCAAAAGTTGATTTAAAAAATGCAAAGAATCTTGTTATTATATCTGTAATTTTGGCTATTGGTGTAGGTATGTCAATAATGCAAAAAGATATTGAATTAGGTTCATTCCATATTACAGGATTATTCTTAGCGACATTTTTAGGAGTAATTTTAAATTTATTACTTCCTAATCATGATAATAAAGGTCTTTTAAGTATTTTTAAAAAATCCAAAAATAATGTAAAAAATAAATAA
- a CDS encoding amino acid permease, with protein MAFWFGWVLTLFVSATDIATSSLALSTITAILLKIDNIYFIKFFAIAILAVIGLTQIFIRNSSQVTQFIFLVIKSLPIVLIIILAVIFGTSDNLLNGKTMTENLTKIYISSLMLIPAITLTLFAYSGTEVPTYVAWEIDKPEKIIPKSILIGVVIVIVIYLIYIIAILSIAKNSSDLKQNGIAGFSLIPNWVKIMFNVLAILLFAGSINSFLLYQSRLVYKMAEEKDLYNVFLKTNKFSGQPYLSMLLLMLIAVFYILFNQIIELLNYFALTVSLLKVLMITNIINLRKKDESYVKIYKPWVFWTLVVFGYLTCFIALAGSIINLVYIVNATGIIEIWKPLVIILLIFPIGYLKFYLEKRITDKSNEKIKIKEQNL; from the coding sequence ATGGCTTTTTGATTTGGATGAGTATTAACTCTTTTTGTATCTGCAACTGATATAGCAACAAGTTCTTTAGCATTATCTACTATAACAGCAATTCTTTTAAAAATTGATAATATATATTTTATAAAGTTTTTTGCTATAGCAATATTAGCTGTTATTGGTTTAACACAAATATTTATAAGAAATAGTTCACAAGTTACGCAATTTATTTTTTTAGTTATTAAAAGTTTGCCAATTGTTTTAATTATTATCTTAGCAGTTATTTTTGGAACAAGTGATAATTTATTAAATGGAAAAACTATGACTGAAAATTTAACAAAAATTTACATTTCATCTTTAATGTTAATTCCAGCTATAACTTTAACTTTATTTGCTTATTCTGGAACTGAGGTTCCCACATATGTTGCATGAGAAATTGATAAACCAGAAAAAATAATTCCTAAATCAATTTTGATAGGAGTTGTTATTGTTATTGTAATTTACTTAATTTATATTATTGCAATTCTTTCAATTGCTAAAAATTCTAGTGATTTAAAGCAAAATGGAATTGCTGGATTTAGTTTAATTCCTAATTGGGTTAAAATTATGTTTAATGTACTTGCTATACTACTTTTTGCAGGTTCTATAAATTCATTTTTACTATATCAGTCAAGATTAGTATATAAAATGGCAGAAGAAAAAGATTTATATAATGTTTTTCTAAAAACTAACAAATTTTCAGGTCAACCGTATTTATCAATGTTATTACTTATGTTGATTGCAGTATTTTATATTTTATTTAATCAAATAATAGAATTACTAAATTATTTTGCTCTTACTGTTAGTTTACTAAAAGTTTTAATGATTACAAATATAATTAACTTAAGAAAAAAAGATGAAAGTTATGTAAAAATTTATAAACCTTGAGTTTTTTGAACTCTTGTAGTTTTTGGCTATTTAACATGTTTTATAGCATTAGCAGGTTCTATAATTAATCTTGTATATATTGTAAATGCTACAGGCATTATTGAAATTTGAAAACCATTAGTTATAATTCTTTTAATATTTCCAATAGGTTATTTGAAATTTTATTTGGAAAAAAGAATCACAGATAAATCAAATGAAAAAATAAAAATTAAAGAGCAAAATTTATAA